TAATATCTTTAGATAAGAAAAATGATGATATTAAAACCAATAAAGTTACACAATAAATATAAAATCTGTTATCAATATTTAATTTCTTCAATATTAGTTTCATGGAGAAAAGAGTTAATACATATTTTATATACCAACCAGCAATTACTTGCAGTAATACATACAATTCTCCACTTTCAAGAAATCCCCAGTAATTTATAAGTTGAGTCTGAATTAGTTTTGGATAATATATTATATTTCCTCTTAATGCTCCAAAAGTGCTTATAATACCCATGGTAGAAACTACTTCCATTTGAATAATAAATAATAGAGCTATGAAAATACTTTTTTTCAGTGTATTTTTATTTTTGATTTCAGTTAAAAATGGCAGTATCATAGAAAAAAAGCTGAAAAATCCCAAACTTTTTACTATTGCCATAATGAAGTTTGGGGTCACTCCTTTTTCCATGATAGGCAGTAAAAAATTAAAATTTTTATATTTTGATGTAAGTATAGCCAAATTTGTTCCTGAAATACTTACAAAGGTCATGCCTATTATTGATACAATTACTATTGCGTTCTTTCCTCTGCTGAATGTATAGATGGCTGGAATTGCAAAAAATATAGTGAAAAACCAAGGTGGTGTGTTGGCTAACATGTTTACATGCATTGAGTTAGATTCAACAGAGCTACATTCCACTAAAGTAAGAAATAAAGTTATTATAAAGCACCAGATAAGAATATTCCCTAGAGTTTTTCCCATAGCAGTACAATATATATCTTTCATATTATAGTTATTATTTTTTTCAGTTATACTTATAATCATATAGGCAAATAACATTAAGAGTATTCCTGAACATATAACAGCTATCCAAGAATCCCTTCCACCTATTTCTGTATATAGACGTGGATAAGTCTTCATAGAAACTATAGCCATTCCACT
This genomic window from Clostridium pasteurianum DSM 525 = ATCC 6013 contains:
- a CDS encoding GerAB/ArcD/ProY family transporter encodes the protein MDKFNGTHLFFVLSGMAIVSMKTYPRLYTEIGGRDSWIAVICSGILLMLFAYMIISITEKNNNYNMKDIYCTAMGKTLGNILIWCFIITLFLTLVECSSVESNSMHVNMLANTPPWFFTIFFAIPAIYTFSRGKNAIVIVSIIGMTFVSISGTNLAILTSKYKNFNFLLPIMEKGVTPNFIMAIVKSLGFFSFFSMILPFLTEIKNKNTLKKSIFIALLFIIQMEVVSTMGIISTFGALRGNIIYYPKLIQTQLINYWGFLESGELYVLLQVIAGWYIKYVLTLFSMKLILKKLNIDNRFYIYCVTLLVLISSFFLSKDIKLLFKSLNIFIYIALANFIIIPTIVYITFHIRNKKTLEKINPM